In Podarcis muralis chromosome 7, rPodMur119.hap1.1, whole genome shotgun sequence, the genomic stretch CACACGcacttctgaaaccctggagagccactgtcagccaGTATGAACTGGACTGAACTGGGTGGATCCCCATGGTCACacttggtataaggcaccttcctatgacTGCAGCCTAACTGCAAGTACTGGGAATGTCAGCTCAAACACTTGCACAGGACGGCAGTCTTGAGTATCGCAAGCTTCCCCTTCTTTTGCTCTTACTGTACTGTATAAGCATTTCAGGCCAGGTGGTTCTTGGCATGTATACTCTGCTACTTCAGAAGTGCTCCCTTTTTAGGAGAAGGGGGCTCAATGGTAGGCATAGGTCCAAGTTTTGGTCCTCTGCATCTCCTAGTAGGGCTGTcaatgccccctgcctgaaaccctggagagcttttgTGAGTCAAtgtacacagtacagtggtacctcaggttacagacgcttcaggttacagactccgctaacccagaaatagtgcttcaggttaagaactttgcttcaggatgagaacagaaatcgtgctccagcggcagcaggacgccccattaactaaagtggtgtttcaggttaagaacagtttcaggttaagtacaggtctccggaacgaattaagtacttaacccgaggtaccactgtattgagctaAATACTCTCAGGCTTTTATGCCACTATTATAAGAGCTTTATACTGGGTTGTGCTGCTGATCTTTTTCCACTCACTCCTCAACCTCCCTTCCCCcaactgtgggtccccagattttGTACTACAGCCCCATAGCCTGTAGCCCCATAGCCTGAAGTGGGGAAGCATGGAGAAGATTGTTTCTAGACTTGTTCTGAGTGTGGTGTTGGTGTGTCTTTTAGAGTGGTCTACAGCTACACGCACATCAGATctgccagggtttcaggcaggagtttccCCCGCTGcttcctagagatgctggggactctTTGATGCGGAGCATGTagcttaccactgagctacaactctgTCCTATATTAAGCCAGGATACTGCTCTGTCGATGAGTCCTGCCACTGGTCAGCAACCCGTGGAAGCAGATTGACCCAGGCCGTCGGTCTGCTTCTTTGAACGTGATACTAGGAATTGGTGGCCATATTCCAACCTTTGCTCATTGCAAAGCATAGGCTGTCACATTGAAGAATGGCCATTTCTGAAGGCCCTGAACAAAACCTTCCGCTTGAGCAGTTCTTTCCTTCTCCCTAGCTCCTCGCCATGGGTAATGTCCTGGCTGCCAGCTCCCCAGCGCCCCCTGCTGCCGTGCCAGGGCCGGGGTCTGGCCTCGTATCGGTTCCACCGGGATTCTCCATGCCCCCTGTCAGCGGGCTGGTTCCCCCAGCAGCAGATCGTGCCACAGAAGACAAGTGTGACCAGCTTCCCAACCCAGGCACCTTCGAGGAGTGTCACCGCAAATGCAAAGGTAAAATGCTCCTCCAGCACATGGCAAAGGAAGGCAGCACCTACCTCACGGGACTCTTGTGCTCCTAAAACAAAAGCTCATGTTTCTCCGTGTTGTCGGATTTCCAGCTTACTGAGTTCATATTTTGCCATTCAAGTTGCCTGTTTAGAGCATGTCTCTGGTGTTTCTGGTCTGTGCACAGACTCTGGGATCCTCtcttggattttatttatttcatgcatATTGCATGTTCCattatataaactgaaagctgcaTCTTTGGGGTTTCCCGGGTGGTGTTTCATCCAGGCACTGAGCAGACCCAGATCTGTTACGCGCCTTCGGATTGGATCCCGGGAGCATGGAAGTAAGACATGCTCTGAGAGTGCTCCCATGAAATCAGTGAGAACCCCAGTttcttttctggaagcaaaagCTGCATTGCTACGTTTTCACGATAACCTAGCAGCGATGTGTGCTAAAGACTTGGTTAGCCAGAAGGCGGGCAGAGACCCTGATCTGTTATCTCTTCTCAGTGGCTAAGAGGGAGCTGCCATGGCAGATGCCAGTTCAAATCTCCCCTTGGCCATgaacatgggtaggcagactaaggccagggggccggatctggcccaatcgccttctaaatccagcccgtggatggtccaggaaacagcatgtttttacatgagtagaatgtgttcttttatttaaaatgcatctctgggttatttgtggggcataggaattcattaatcCCCcgccccaaatatagtccggccccccacaaggtctaagggacagtggaccggccccctgctgaaaaggtttgctgacccctggccatgaACTTACCATGTGACCTTAGCAATGCGTGCCTCATTTTGATGTGCAATATTGGGGTAGCAGCGCTGGTATTACTTGTAAACTTCTAAGAAGAACTGAAAATTCCTTGCTGGCTTTCAGTTGTACATCTGTGCAGTGGAGTGTTTAGTGTGTGGGactgagacctgggagaccagggttcaaatccccactcagctgtgaggcttgctgggtgatcttgggctagttaCAGTGCTGTCCTAATCTACCGTGTAGGGTCTTTGTGAGGATATAATGGTATGGGGAGAGAAACCCTCTACGCTTGAGCAGCTTAAAGTGACATACGTATAAGTGTGAAGGTAATGATGGCATGCCATTCTCTTGCACTTTTTAACAATCCTTGATTTTGTGGTAAATGCTTAATTCTGTTTATTAGACCTCCTGCATTCATTTCTTGCCTTTCTTTCACGATGGAGCATTGTAGAGGCTTTCTGTGCCTTTCCCATCTGATCTCCCATCCAGCCACTGACCAGGCCTAGGCTTGGCTTCAGCAAGGCTGCTATATGCTATGGTGTCACACCAGACTCTGGAGCGTGGCTCTGTACAGGCAGTGACCGTTTCATGCAAGGGTTTATTTCCCGGCCCCCGTGTGCATCAACGGAGCGTGCATAAGCATGCCctgccccccatcccacccccgttCTGCCCTCTTCCAGATCAAAAAGACCGGCATGTCAGCAGTTGCACGTCAATTGGACACGCCTAAATGGCTACCACCTGTAATCTGTCATGTCCTCCGGCTGTGCAGAGTACTTATATAAATAGCTATCATATAATTATTCCAAAAACCTTGCAGACACATTTTGAGAGGGCATCGCTGTTCCAGGGGCCAGAGAGAGGCTGCATTTTGCCCCTGCGCCTTTGGTTCCCCTTCCCTAGCACAGGATGTATATTACTTGTGATACGGCCAAGGATAGCTTGGCCATGAAATTCCATTCCTTAGGCAGAAGGTTTCGGAGGGGCTGTCACTTTCCCGAATCTGCTTCCCATCTTCGCCTGCGCTTTTAAAAAAACGATTCTAGCCCAGAGTTAGGGAGACCGTTTCCTTTTGACTTCTTGTGAAAAAGGCTAACAGTAGGCACAATGTATCAGGACTAGTTTCATTCATTTATGTAGCATGAATGTTGATGGTCTCCCTTCCTTCCATGCCGAGTGCCAACTCTTCATTTAAACAGTCTAAGGCCTGGTCTCACCCATGCTGTGGAACGAGGTGGTTAGATCAACACAGACTGGgctagagggtgggtgggaatcacTTTGTGTGCGTGTGTACCCCTGCATGGAAAACTTGCAAGCGAGAAACGAGCACATTCCGGCAGTGGGGCTAGCTTGGAACCTTTCTCCCTGCCATGATAATTTAGTTCAGGGACAGCCAACGTAAtatcctccaactcccatcaggcccagccagtatagccagttgtcagggatgatggcagttgcagtCCAATAACACCCGGAGGTCATCACACTGGCTACCCCAATTTCGTTATTCAATTTGCAGGAGGGTTCTCCCCCTTAATGCAAGGAAAGCATTCAAAAATAGCAGTTTCCGCAGAGAGACACAGCCTGAAGTGGCGCAGCATATTCTACCAATTCATTCTGTACACTAGACcagacttcagctggtgcagatcAGACCTTCTGTTTTCCAAAAGCTGTTGGCTTTCTTAGGTTTCCTGCCAGAGGCCTGAAGGTTGGATCTCATGTCTCTGCCTGCCTACCCCTTTTCGTTTTTACCTGCTTGTTCGTGCCAACACCCAGTATAGAAAACACTTCCACACTCTCCCCCGATTGCCTGTAGCATGTCCTGCCTTTCATTCAAGCAGCTCAGGGTTGCAGGTGCTGGGTTCTCTCTCATTAGCCTTGCATTGAGAGGTAGGCTAGGCCCAGAGTgcggccaagtgggaatttgaacacaTTTCCTGTAATCAGACACTGGGCATCTCTGGGAGAGGCCCTAATAGCTCTTGTTTTGAGCAAGGGAAGCTTGAAAGGACAAAATGTGACCAGTTGATGATCTGACACCCTATTTTCTCACCGTTTCAGAATTATTCCCCATCCAGATGGAGGGCGTGAAATTGACTGTGAACAAAGGTCTCAGCAACCACTTCCAGGTAAGAGTGACTCCTTTGAATTTGCAGGCAGTTTGAGAGAGTCACTCTAGAGATTTTGGGTTGCATCTAACTaagtattgatttcagtgggcttactcaGCGAATGAGTTGGATAAaaactgggtggcgctgtgggttaaagcacagagcctaggacttgccgatcagattgtcggcggttcaaacccctgcgacggggtgagctcccattgctcggtccctgctcctgccaacctagcagttcgaaagcacgtcaaagtgcaagtagataaataggtaccgctctggagggaaggtaaacggtgtttctgtgcgctgctctggtttgccagaagcagcttagtcatgctggccacatgacccggaaactgtacaccggctccctcggccaataaagcaagatgagcgccgcaaccccagagtcagtcacgactagacctaatggtcaggggtccctttaccgttaccttaaCAGTAAACCATGCTTTGCAGCACACCAGCCTGTTTTTAGCCCTTAGtaatttttgcaagcaatattTTGCATTAACCTGTGCAAATGTTGATTTAACTGCCTATCCAGTCCTATCTGTTCTTGGTATTCGTGATGCATCAGCCTaaaatatatgagagagagagagagagaacactctgAACTGACAATGGCTTCGAAGTGTGGTCACCTGGAAGCAGTCACTGCTCACCACAGGCGATCTGGCCAGCGGTTGCCGAGGGCTCAGTGCTAGAGtatctgctttggatgcagaaggacACAGGTTCATTTATTGGCACCCACAGATAGGACtagggagagacccctgtctgaaatacttgagagctgctaccagtcagtgtagtcaatgttgggctagatggcttGCTGTGTTCCTACATCTTAGTTTCACGTTGCTGTTTCACACATTTGTTACCTTCTTCAGGTCAATCACACGGTGGCTCTCAGTACGGTTGGCGACTCCAATTACCACTTTGGGGTGACGTATGTAGGGACAAAGCAGCTGAGCCCCACAGAGGTAAGTTTGCAAGCATTGTGGTGGGGAGAAACAATAGGTGCTGTTTCTGCGGATCTTGGGCATCTGAATATTTGGGTCATCCTGACTGCCTCTCATCTGTCTCAGTCAGGATCACTTtctcccattttatttatttaaaagaccattTAATCACCCGCAGCAAAAGGTTTTGGGATGGCGTGCAAAAGCACGAACAACTTTTACACGACATAGAAACACGAATCTGAGATCCTTCTGGCCATAACCTTTGTTACTCAAGGTTAGAGAACgggttataaatattttaataaaataaagttgaaacaaaatgaaatcaaACAAAATGTATAACTCAAGTTAAAATAGTTGTATCTGGGTACTCATTGATTGGCAATTTGAGGGTTcttgataatagaatcatagaattgttggagggACCTtattggtcatctagtccaacccccctacaATTTGTGCCTGTTGTTCTTATTCTTTCTACTTTACTTTGTTCTCAGAGTTGTATTTCATGTAATTATGATAGCCTCCCTTTAGACTGTACCTTGGAACAGaatttgaacagcttagttcccgaatgtTTTGGCATAAGTGCTCTACCTAAACAAGTTACTCATTGGTTAGCCTTTGAACGTGCCTTTGTTCCTCTCTCTGCCTCAGGCCTTCCCcgttctggtgggggacatggaCAACAGCGGCAGCCTCAATGCACAGATCATTCACCAGCTCACAAACAAAGTTCGCTCCAAGGTGGCCTTCCAGGTACTGAGTTGTTGGctgagctcctcctcctcttctcccttcccacaggtcctcctgctgctgccatcttCTTGCCGATCCAGGCCTTGCAGTATGCCCTGGGCCGTTTGGGCCACAGGGTATGTTGCTGGCCTGTGATTGAGGCTTGTAAATATCCCTCTTTTCCTGATCACCTACGGCGAGCAGAATTGCCTTCAGGTGACCGGGAGGTGCCCTGCACTGCAAAACTAGATTCCCATTTAATTTACGACTACCAACTGACTAATGGACTAATAATCCCTGTCCATTGCTTAGGATTGGTTGAGGAGACtttcttactttatttttatattttaattgcagCGTCTCCCCCTCTTAGTCTGCTCTCTCCATGTTCCCTCTTTGATTTGGGGATTTGCGAGGGTGGGGAAAGGGATCGGCCCTGGGTTTCCCTGTTTTTTTGACTTGTTAGCGATTCAGCCTCTCGGCGTCTCCTCGGAGAAGGTGTATCTGCATGCAAGGCCAGGCCGTGTACTTGAGATCTCTTAATGCCTTGACAGTGGCTACCAGCAACTGACTTCTTGCCCCATGTGTCTCCCATCACATGGTGGTTCAGTGTGGCCCTTGCGTGTCAAATTCCTTGTGCCAAATAAAACAAATGTTTCTCCTCCCCCTGGCCATCCAGACGCAGCAATCAAAATTCGTGAACTGGCAGGTGGATGGGGAATACCGGGGCGCAGACTTCACTGCAGCCGTCACGCTAGGGAACCCCGATATCTTAGTGGGTTCAGGTGAGAAAGCTCCCATTCTCCTCTCCTCATTAGACTGGCCTTTGGCGTGGGTCCCTCTGTCCTGAGGGCGTGATCCACATGGCTGTATTTCTACCTGTCAGGTCCTGACCAATCCCCTCTCCTCTCCGCCCCACAGGGATCCTGGTAGCGCATTACCTACAGAGCATCACACCTTGCCTGGCGCTGGGTGGGGAGCTGGTATACCATCGCCGCCCGGGAGAGGAGGGAACCGTCATGTCGCTTGCTGGGAAGTATACAGGTACTGACACAGCCTGCCAGATCCACCCGCGAAACAGTTCCCGCAAAGCATCTCAAAGCAGTTTCACTGTAAAAACAGTTTCATACGTAAAAGCAGCACGGATGCGGAATGGTATACAGAATTTAGGGCCGATTTGAACTGTGTTCTGCGTATCTCACTGCTTGGCTCTCCTTGGCACCAGTGTACACACAGAGGATTAGGGTTGTCTCTCaaaaacagaggcaggaaggattAGGCTGCAATTTTCAActcctttaaagaaaaaagataacGTTCCTGATTCTCAACATGcgattgggggtggggtgaccAGTGCTAGCTTGAAGACCTAAGCCTTTGCAGGTTTACTTAAAGAGATAAGCCACGTTTGATTTTTgtggagcttttaaaaaaagtattttactcatttattgaatttatataccgccctatacccggagagCTCATAGGACTTCGGCCTTTGACATTCTGGACACTGGAAAATAAAAATCAGACCACGTCCACCACACTTTTCCTTGGACTTATTACATGAATGATGCCGAGAGGTCAAATGCAGGAAAATGGTGCTCTCTGTGGCCTTGATGCAGTTGCTTAAAAAACATAACATGCTGCATCATGTATTTGAAATGCCCCCTTTCTGCCTTGTTGGGCCCCTAATGCTCAAAGTCTTTAATCTTGCTGTGGGTCAGGGCGGGGTCAGGACAGATGACCTCTGCTTGCCCACCAAGTCTAGAATCCTATTTCCAACAGTGGCAAACCAAACGCTGccaggaagcccataagcagggtgCAAAGGCAAGAGGGCTCATTATTttctggttagagtgtggtgctgataatgccaaggtttgcaggttcgatccccgcgtgggacagctgcgtattcctgcgttgcaggggggttAAACTAGATtggtgtttcccagacttgggtcaccagctgttttcagactacaattcccatcatccctgacgactggtcctgctacctagggatgatgggagttgtagtccgaaaacagccggagacccaagtttgggaaacagtggACTAGAAGAtccacggggtcccttccaactctgcaattctatggtggCTCCCTGTAGCTtggaggtggggaacctctggccgtCCGGGTGTTGCTAGCAATTCCGATCCCCGTTCCTGACTGTTGGCCGTGCTGCTGGGGGCTGATTAGTGTTGGAGTCCCAGCAGCAcctacaacaggggtcagcaaacgttttcagcagggggccgatccactgaccctcagaccttgtggggggccggactatatttgggggggggggaaatgatacAAAAGCACCATGAGCCCCGGTGGCTACTTACCTGCGCCTTGCGAGCAGCAGAGGCTGATGGCAGTGGGATGATGAGCGGCACACGAAATGGCTCTGGAGAGGGGTTGCTTAAAACGGTGGCTGctcaagcgctgctgctgctggcaccaacacagcccagcctccttcctcctctaggcagggcggggagaaagcaggaggagggagggacgaGGTGCCGCCATCATCGTTTGAGGGAGAGGCAAAGAGAGCGCGCGCTGGCAATCCACACAgggattcccggactgtccgtgggccagatccagaaggcaattgggcctgatccggcccgcgggccttagtttgctgacccatgaccTATGAGATCACAGGCCTGCCGCTCCTGTTTTTCCAGCTGCTAAGGACCAGTGACAGATCCATGGAGGAACAGGCCTAATATTTTCCGAAGGAGAAGCTGGGTTCCTGGGTTCTCAGcgattctttctctctttccccccctcagCACCTAACTGGATTGGGACTCTGACGCTAGGGCAGGCTGGAGCACACGCCACGTATTACCACAAAGCCAGCGATCAGGTTAGTGGCCGCTTGGAGATGGTTTGTGGGGCCAAGAATAAAGCAAGGAAATGCCTCTTGCCGCGAAGTCTTCCTTCCCTGGAccacctcctcatcctcctccctttCTGTGTCCTTCCAGTTGCAAGTGGGGGTGGAGTTTGAAGCCAGCACCCGCATGCAGGACACGAGCGTGACGTTTGGCTACCAGCTGGACCTCCCCAAAGCCAACCTACTTTTCAGAGGTACGGCATCCGTCTCCATCCCGGTTTAGACCGCATGTTTCTACCCATGGATAACGAGGCATGGTGGGGAGACCTGCCTCTGGAGAGTTTCCCTTTTTGCTTCACTTT encodes the following:
- the TOMM40 gene encoding mitochondrial import receptor subunit TOM40 homolog; its protein translation is MWKGTGSVSWQLQLLAMGNVLAASSPAPPAAVPGPGSGLVSVPPGFSMPPVSGLVPPAADRATEDKCDQLPNPGTFEECHRKCKELFPIQMEGVKLTVNKGLSNHFQVNHTVALSTVGDSNYHFGVTYVGTKQLSPTEAFPVLVGDMDNSGSLNAQIIHQLTNKVRSKVAFQTQQSKFVNWQVDGEYRGADFTAAVTLGNPDILVGSGILVAHYLQSITPCLALGGELVYHRRPGEEGTVMSLAGKYTAPNWIGTLTLGQAGAHATYYHKASDQLQVGVEFEASTRMQDTSVTFGYQLDLPKANLLFRGSVDSNWIVGAALEKKLLPLPLTLAMGAFLNHRKNKFQCGFGLTIG